In Mytilus trossulus isolate FHL-02 chromosome 6, PNRI_Mtr1.1.1.hap1, whole genome shotgun sequence, a single window of DNA contains:
- the LOC134722051 gene encoding uncharacterized protein LOC134722051, translated as MKLIFFVGLVILLDIATCLKPDHENHSKRKSFGPNKKIVTHEDKENVHGKHSPRSPLGHVQRKFKEYAHKWERFSSPNTQWHQVKTKKEEQKKNHVDDGKKEEKRHPEHLVNLKHKTIRDKIQKKKNRSSEKRNSPRNHMADRFSRRHSMKSYMDTHKRFEGRRLHKFIQRYRNQRRGHMKPFDLNGLDKKDHERKGNKGDHLKIDRGLGRPGHGPKPFGRGNKQHLSHESSFCKKRETRKCPEYKKEICGNDGKTYQNRCLLMEEMCKRNSKIDIHMSKRGACVEKIID; from the exons ATGAAGTTGATTTTTTTCGTTGGATTAGTTATTCTACTAGACATAG CTACTTGTCTAAAACCAGACCatgaaaatcattcaaaacgAAAGAGCTTTGGTCCAAATAAAAAGATAGTAACACACgaagataaagaaaatgttcatggTAAGCACAGTCCACGTTCACCATTGGGACATGTACAGAGAAAGTTTAAGGAGTACGCACATAAGTGGGAAAGGTTCAGTAGTCCCAATACACAATGGCACCAAGTAAAAACGAAGAAagaagaacaaaagaaaaatcatgTTGATGATGGAAAGAAAGAAGAGAAACGACATCCTGAACATCTTGTCAACTTAAAACACAAAACTATCCgtgataaaattcaaaaaaagaaaaatagatcgTCCGAAAAAAGAAACTCACCAAGAAATCACATGGCGGACAGGTTTTCTAGACGCCATTCAATGAAAAGTTatatggatacacataaaaggttTGAAGGGAGACGTCTACACAAATTCATACAGAGATACAGGAATCAACGAAGAGGACATATGAAGCCTTTTGATCTCAACGGATTGGACAAGAAGGATCACGAACGAAAAGGGAATAAAGGAGATCACTTGAAAATAGACAGAGGTCTAGGAAGGCCCGGACACGGACCAAAGCCTTTCGGTAGAGGAAACAAACAACATCTTAGTCATGAAAGTTCGTTTTGCAAGAAAAGAGAGACCAGAAAATGCCCGGAGTATAAAAAAGAGATTTGCGGTAATGATGgaaaaacatatcaaaacagATGTTTGTTGATGGAAGAAATGTGCAA GAGGAACAGCAAGATTGATATCCACATGTCGAAAAGAGGAGCTTGTGTAGAAAAGATCATAGACTGA
- the LOC134722052 gene encoding 3-ketodihydrosphingosine reductase-like produces MIWELFLLLCLIGIFMFVISWLVSPQVLKLDGKHVLITGGSSGIGKAMAKEAIRRGAVVSIMARNITKLEAAKVDLEKVAGNNFKQVCIVPVDVAGDYEAVQKAVQKAEDKQGPVNMLINCAGMGVAKTFEDLKIDEFKKLMNLNYFGSVQMTKAVISKMKEQGGGRIVFISSQAGQLGLFGYTGYAASKFALRGLAESLQMEVRPYNIYVTVAHPPDTDTPGFEEEERNKPEETKLISDTSGVFKPEVVAKQILQDSMNGRFCSYIGLDGWMLANITCGMSPVHSICDAIQQVLTVSVFRLVSFFYLLHFTRIVRKCKTKKDKEEREKME; encoded by the exons TGATTggtatttttatgtttgtaattTCATGGCTGGTGTCACCACAAGTATTAAAACTGGACGGTAAACATGTTTTG ATAACTGGTGGCTCAAGTGGTATAGGGAAGGCTATGGCCAAGGAAGCAATAAGGAGAGGAGCTGTAGTATCAATTATGGCCAGAAATATT ACTAAACTAGAAGCTGCAAAGGTTGATTTGGAAAAAGTTGCTGGGAATAATTTTAAG CAAGTATGTATTGTTCCTGTTGATGTGGCTGGAGACTATGAAGCAGTACAGAAGGCAGTACAAAAG GCAGAAGACAAACAAGGACCTGTAAATATGCTAATTAACTGTGCAGGGATGGGTGTGGCTAAAACATTCGAAGATCTAAAAATAGATGAATTCAAG AAATTAATGAACCTGAATTATTTTGGTTCTGTACAAATGACTAAAGCAGTGATCAGTAAGATGAAGGAACAAGGAGGAGGAAGGATTGTTTTCATCTCATCACAGGCTGGTCAGCTTGGCTTGTTTGGTTATACAGGCTATGCTGCATCAAAGTTTGCTCTCAGAGGACTGGCTGAGTCTTTACAAATGGAG GTACGACCATATAATATCTATGTAACAGTAGCCCACCCACCTGATACAGATACTCCAGGTTTTGAAGAAGAGGAACGAAATAAG CCAGAAGAGACAAAACTGATTTCTGATACATCTGGTGTATTTAAACCTGAGGTTGTAGCTAAACAGATACTTCAGGATTCTATG AATGGCAGATTTTGTAGTTATATTGGTTTAGATGGCTGGATGTTAGCCAACATTACTTGTGGAATGTCACCTGTACATTCAATCTGTGATGCAATACAACAG gTACTGACAGTGAGTGTGTTTAGACTGGTTTCCTTTTTCTACTTACTTCATTTTACTCGTATtgtaagaaaatgtaaaacgaAAAAAGATAAAGAGGAGAGAGAAAAGATGGAGTAA